One Aegilops tauschii subsp. strangulata cultivar AL8/78 chromosome 7, Aet v6.0, whole genome shotgun sequence genomic window carries:
- the LOC141027347 gene encoding uncharacterized protein encodes MCKTIFDRLYYGVWSYDDYFILKKDAVGTIGFYSYQKCTAALLMLAYGTTVDWWDKYLQMSESTSRDAMVRFATVVVEMFEPQYLREPTVVDTERLLAISEVRGWPGLLGFLD; translated from the coding sequence ATGTGCAAGACCATCTTCGATCGTTTGTACTATGGCGTCTGGTCCTACGATGACTACTTCATCCTGAAGAAGGACGCCGTGGGAACAATTGGCTTCTATAGTTACCAGAAGTGCACGGCCGCACTCCTGATGCTTGCATATGGCACGACCGTTGATTGGTGGGACAAGTACCTACAGATGTCTGAGAGCACAAGCAGAGATGCCATGGTCAGGTTTGCAACTGTTGTGGTCGAGATGTTCGAACCTCAGTACCTGAGAGAGCCGACTGTGGTAGACACCGAGAGGCTCCTGGCAATCTCAGAAGTAAGAGGGTGGCCAGGTTTGCTTGGATTTCTTGACTAA